The following proteins are encoded in a genomic region of Phragmites australis chromosome 9, lpPhrAust1.1, whole genome shotgun sequence:
- the LOC133929124 gene encoding myb family transcription factor PHL7-like codes for MMYHAKSFSVPFAPQRAQNSEHVSNIGAISGSNISNPANPVSSGKQRLRWTSDLHNRFVDAIAQLGGPDRATPKGVLTVMGVPGITIYHVKSHLQKYRLAKYIPESPAEGSKDEKKDLSDSLSNTDCAPGLQISEALKMQMEVQKRLHEQLEVQRQLQLRIEAQGKYLQMIIEEQQKFGGSIKASEDQKLSHSPPSLDDYPDSVQPSPKKPRLDKLSPDSARDITQPEFESHLIGPWDQEICAKNICAVAFPVEEFKADPGMNKS; via the exons ATGATGTATCATGCTAAGAGTTTTTCTGTGCCCTTTGCCCCGCAGAGGGCTCAGAATAGTGAGCATGTAAGTAATATTGGAGCTATCAGTGGATCCAACATAAGCAACCCTGCTAATCCTGTGTCAAGTGGGAAACAGCGTCTACGATGGACCTCAGATCTCCATAATCGCTTTGTGGATGCCATCGCCCAGCTTGGTGGACCAGATA GAGCAACACCTAAAGGGGTGCTCACTGTAATGGGTGTACCAGGGATCACAATTTATCACGTAAAGAGCCATTTGCAG AAGTATCGCCTTGCAAAATATATACCAGAATCTCCTGCTGAAG GTTCCAAGGACGAAAAAAAGGATTTGAGCGATTCCCTCTCTAACACGGATTGTGCACC AGGATTACAAATCAGTGAAGCACTGAAGATGCAAATGGAGGTTCAGAAGCGGCTTCATGAACAGCTCGAG GTTCAAAGACAATTGCAGCTGCGAATTGAAGCTCAAGGGAAATACTTGCAGATGATCATAGAGGAGCAGCAAAAGTTTGGTGGATCAATTAAAGCTTCTGAGGACCAGAAGCTTTCGCATTCACCTCCAAGCTTAGATGACTACCCGGACAGCGTGCAGCCTTCTCCCAAGAAACCAAGGTTGGATAAGTTGTCACCAGATTCTGCACGGGATATCACACAACCAGAATTCGAATCCCATTTGATTGGTCCGTGGGATCAAGAAATCTGTGCGAAAAACATATGTGCCGTTGCATTCCCAGTGGAAGAGTTCAAAGCAGACCCTGGCATGAACAAGTCATAA